The proteins below are encoded in one region of Paeniglutamicibacter cryotolerans:
- the thiE gene encoding thiamine phosphate synthase produces the protein MNRDIGIYLVADSASTAGRPLTEIVAAAVAGGAQTIQLRCKDMAAGSFLDEVLTAARAASGRARILVNDRVDVFLAARAAGAQVHGVHIGQSDLPPALVRAMIGPDSVLGLSASTPEELDAAHALPAGTIDYLGIGAVRATPTKPDHPQPLGFDGLAAATARCTLPTVAIGGIGTGDATQLIAAGTNGMAVVRAICAADDPRGAIAELIAEWEAGIRA, from the coding sequence ATGAACCGGGACATCGGCATCTACCTGGTAGCCGACTCCGCCAGCACGGCGGGCCGTCCATTGACTGAGATCGTCGCCGCAGCGGTGGCCGGCGGGGCCCAAACCATCCAGTTGCGCTGCAAGGACATGGCAGCGGGGTCGTTCCTCGACGAAGTGCTGACCGCGGCACGGGCCGCGTCCGGCCGAGCCCGCATCCTGGTCAACGACCGCGTGGACGTGTTCCTCGCCGCGCGCGCCGCCGGGGCACAGGTCCACGGCGTGCACATCGGCCAATCGGACCTGCCGCCTGCGCTGGTGCGGGCCATGATCGGCCCCGACTCCGTGCTGGGACTCAGCGCCTCCACACCGGAGGAACTCGACGCAGCGCATGCGCTTCCCGCCGGGACCATCGACTACCTGGGCATCGGCGCCGTGCGCGCCACACCGACCAAACCGGACCACCCGCAACCGCTCGGGTTCGACGGACTGGCAGCGGCGACCGCCCGGTGCACGCTGCCCACAGTGGCGATCGGCGGCATCGGCACGGGGGACGCCACACAGCTCATTGCCGCGGGGACCAACGGCATGGCGGTGGTCCGGGCCATCTGCGCCGCCGATGACCCGCGGGGCGCCATTGCTGAGCTGATAGCCGAATGGGAAGCGGGGATCCGGGCATGA
- a CDS encoding glycerophosphodiester phosphodiesterase has product MRVITPRVGTAPYLKNTSTGQLSGWPLAFAHRGFSPSGAENTMAAFAAAVELGFGYLETDVRTSADGVLVVFHDETVDRVTDGTGKVSDLSLEQLRTLRVAGREQIPTFDELLSAWPDIRLNVDAKDECSATLLARAIERHGAHDRVLVASFDEARSRFALAAMGRPVAWSSGSATAALAVALGALGLHRLIRSRLSRTTALQVPVRQGPFRVITPGFIRRAHAAGVQVHAWVIDDQQQMRELLEMGVDGLMSDRADLLAAVMAERGTWPQRN; this is encoded by the coding sequence CTGAGGGTGATCACCCCCCGAGTCGGCACGGCCCCGTACCTGAAAAACACCTCCACAGGACAGCTGTCCGGCTGGCCGCTGGCCTTCGCCCACCGTGGGTTCTCCCCGTCCGGCGCCGAAAACACCATGGCGGCCTTTGCGGCCGCCGTTGAACTGGGATTCGGCTACCTGGAGACCGACGTGCGGACCTCTGCCGACGGAGTGCTGGTGGTTTTCCACGACGAAACGGTGGACCGGGTGACCGACGGCACCGGGAAGGTCTCGGACCTTTCGCTCGAGCAGCTGCGCACGCTGCGGGTGGCCGGCCGTGAACAGATTCCCACGTTCGATGAGCTGCTCTCGGCCTGGCCTGATATCAGACTAAATGTGGATGCCAAGGACGAATGCTCCGCCACGTTGCTGGCGCGGGCCATCGAACGCCACGGGGCCCATGACCGGGTGCTGGTTGCGTCCTTCGACGAGGCGCGTAGCCGGTTCGCGCTGGCGGCAATGGGCCGTCCGGTGGCCTGGAGCTCGGGCAGCGCCACGGCCGCGTTGGCCGTGGCGCTCGGGGCGCTGGGCCTGCACCGCCTCATCCGCTCCCGGCTCTCGCGGACGACGGCGCTGCAGGTGCCGGTGCGCCAGGGCCCGTTCAGGGTCATCACCCCCGGTTTCATCCGGCGGGCCCATGCGGCGGGGGTGCAGGTGCACGCCTGGGTCATCGATGACCAGCAACAGATGCGTGAGCTGCTCGAGATGGGCGTCGACGGGCTGATGAGCGATCGGGCGGACCTTCTTGCCGCCGTCATGGCCGAACGCGGCACCTGGCCGCAACGGAACTAG
- a CDS encoding HAD family hydrolase: MIASDLDGTIIRPDGTISPRTVAAFEAARASGIHIVFVTGRPFRWLAPVSAAFGHLGTVICSNGAVVYDLEAERLIEAKTLPAASLREVRDIVLEFEPGARFAAETTRGVHLERGFLDPAERSIVKEPEQGMPDVGVLASEGVVKFLAKSWRTTPDAFMEEVAPHISHLVSVTHSAPSIALLEMARRDVNKSVALAGYAAELGIGAAEIMAFGDMPNDVEMLGWVGHGYAMASGHRLAKEAARHLAGPLEDDGVALAIEQMLCL; this comes from the coding sequence ATGATTGCCAGCGATCTCGACGGAACGATCATCAGGCCAGACGGCACCATTTCCCCGCGGACCGTTGCGGCCTTCGAGGCGGCCCGCGCCTCGGGGATCCACATCGTGTTCGTCACCGGCCGTCCGTTCCGCTGGCTGGCACCGGTCAGCGCGGCCTTCGGGCATCTGGGCACGGTGATCTGCTCCAACGGCGCCGTGGTGTATGACCTGGAGGCCGAGCGCCTGATCGAGGCGAAGACACTGCCCGCCGCCTCGCTGAGGGAGGTCAGGGACATCGTCTTGGAGTTCGAACCCGGGGCCCGGTTCGCCGCCGAAACCACGCGCGGAGTCCATCTGGAGCGTGGTTTCCTGGATCCGGCAGAGCGGAGCATAGTGAAGGAGCCGGAGCAGGGGATGCCCGACGTGGGCGTGCTGGCGTCCGAGGGAGTGGTGAAGTTCCTGGCCAAGTCCTGGCGGACCACCCCCGACGCGTTCATGGAGGAAGTGGCACCGCATATCTCGCACCTGGTCTCGGTGACACATTCTGCACCGAGCATAGCGCTGCTGGAGATGGCCCGCCGGGACGTGAACAAGTCGGTGGCGCTGGCCGGATACGCCGCCGAATTGGGCATTGGCGCGGCCGAGATCATGGCGTTCGGCGACATGCCCAATGACGTGGAAATGCTGGGCTGGGTGGGCCATGGATATGCGATGGCCTCCGGGCACCGGCTCGCGAAGGAAGCGGCACGGCACCTGGCCGGGCCGCTCGAGGACGATGGCGTGGCGTTGGCCATCGAGCAGATGCTCTGCCTGTAG
- a CDS encoding uracil-xanthine permease family protein, whose protein sequence is MSNRLGIGWSLHGDGTTIRPGTVVAPDERLAWPQTIGVGVQHVMAMFGATVLVPTITGFPVTTTLLFTGIGTLLFLIITAGRIPSYLGSSFAFIAPVTGAMATHGMGGALGGIVIAGAALFIVGLIVQKAGTAWIHALMPPVVMGTIVALIGLNLATSTTSKIVDFPLTTFTTVLAIIITTVLFRGMLGRLSILLGIIVGYLAAWAQGQVDFSKIGSAAWIGLPDFATPTFHVDTLALFLPVVFVLIAENVGHVKTVSLMTGKELDDVNGRALMADGAATMIAGMGGGSGTTTYAENIGVMAASRVYSTAAYWIAGAVAIALAFFPKFGVLINTIPEGVAGGAGIVLYGMIAIVGARLWVQNKVDFANPINLMTAGTGLIIAIALYGDNVLAIGQVQFGGIALGTAATLVVYHLMRSIARARGTEPVASDTDQGTTPSKLG, encoded by the coding sequence ATGAGCAACCGTTTAGGCATTGGCTGGTCCCTCCACGGGGATGGCACCACAATCCGTCCTGGAACGGTGGTGGCCCCCGATGAGCGGTTGGCTTGGCCACAGACCATCGGCGTCGGCGTCCAGCACGTCATGGCCATGTTCGGTGCCACGGTCCTGGTCCCCACCATCACCGGGTTCCCCGTCACCACCACGCTGCTCTTCACCGGCATTGGAACGCTGCTCTTCCTGATCATTACCGCCGGCCGGATCCCCAGCTATCTGGGCTCCTCCTTCGCCTTCATCGCCCCGGTCACCGGGGCGATGGCCACCCACGGCATGGGTGGCGCACTCGGCGGCATCGTGATCGCCGGTGCCGCTCTGTTCATTGTCGGCCTGATCGTGCAGAAGGCGGGCACTGCGTGGATCCACGCGCTGATGCCACCGGTGGTCATGGGCACCATCGTCGCGCTGATCGGGTTGAACCTGGCGACCTCCACCACCTCGAAGATCGTCGATTTCCCGCTAACCACCTTCACCACGGTGCTGGCGATCATCATCACCACAGTGCTGTTCCGCGGCATGCTGGGACGTCTCTCCATCCTGCTGGGCATCATCGTGGGCTACCTGGCCGCCTGGGCCCAGGGCCAAGTCGACTTCTCCAAGATCGGCAGTGCGGCCTGGATCGGCCTGCCGGACTTCGCAACACCCACCTTCCACGTGGACACGCTCGCCCTGTTCCTTCCCGTGGTCTTCGTGCTGATCGCCGAGAACGTCGGACACGTGAAGACGGTCTCGCTGATGACCGGCAAGGAACTCGACGATGTCAACGGCCGCGCGCTGATGGCCGACGGGGCCGCAACGATGATCGCCGGCATGGGCGGCGGATCCGGAACCACCACCTACGCCGAGAACATCGGCGTCATGGCCGCCTCGCGGGTCTACTCGACCGCCGCCTACTGGATCGCCGGCGCCGTGGCCATCGCCCTGGCGTTCTTCCCGAAGTTCGGCGTGCTGATCAACACGATTCCCGAGGGCGTTGCCGGTGGCGCCGGCATAGTGCTCTACGGCATGATCGCCATCGTCGGCGCCCGGCTCTGGGTGCAGAACAAGGTCGACTTCGCCAACCCGATCAACCTGATGACCGCCGGAACCGGCCTGATTATCGCCATCGCGCTCTACGGCGATAATGTGCTTGCCATCGGCCAGGTGCAGTTCGGCGGCATTGCCTTGGGCACGGCAGCCACGCTGGTGGTCTACCACCTGATGCGTTCCATCGCCCGGGCCCGCGGCACCGAACCGGTTGCATCCGATACGGACCAGGGCACCACGCCCAGCAAGCTGGGCTGA
- a CDS encoding aldehyde dehydrogenase family protein, whose product MATGSDDFDDVPESLDRVESAGIAAVVESLRDAVDTRLAYPRRFRATQLKALERMLDAHEAEFVAALYTDLGKSPVEAKLTELDLVRAEIDHAQLYLSEWMEAKSVKVPLALQPAAAKVQAQPLGLVLIIGPWNYPLQLILAPLVAALAAGNAVVLKPSELAPATSALLAKLVPQFLDRRAVAVIEGGASASSVLLEQKFDHIFYTGGERVGRIVALAAAAQLTPVTLELGGKSPAVVMDGSHVAVARRLAYGKFMNAGQTCVAPDYVLAVGKAAELLEVQLAKAIGGFYGKNPLRSKDYGRIVNLDHFQRLRSYLDQGTVVIGGGFDEDELKIEPTVMIDVDPDSPLMREEIFGPILPIVKVESFDAAVRFINSRPHPLAAYLFSENPRLQSAFEDQVRAGAIVHNAPNMHLAVPGLPFGGVGASGMGAYHGRHGFERFSQLRPVFSKTAVIDTLRAVYPPYTWAKNKIIGKLL is encoded by the coding sequence ATGGCAACGGGATCCGACGACTTCGATGACGTCCCGGAAAGCCTGGACCGGGTCGAATCGGCCGGAATTGCGGCAGTGGTGGAGTCCCTGCGCGATGCGGTGGATACCCGGTTGGCCTATCCACGCCGCTTCCGGGCCACCCAGCTCAAGGCGTTGGAGCGGATGCTGGATGCCCACGAGGCGGAATTTGTCGCTGCGCTCTACACCGATTTGGGCAAGTCCCCGGTTGAAGCCAAGCTCACCGAACTGGACCTGGTGCGGGCCGAGATCGACCACGCCCAGCTGTACCTGAGCGAATGGATGGAAGCGAAGTCGGTCAAGGTGCCGCTGGCGCTGCAGCCGGCAGCGGCGAAGGTCCAGGCCCAGCCGCTGGGCCTGGTGCTGATCATCGGCCCCTGGAACTACCCGCTGCAGCTGATCCTCGCTCCGCTGGTGGCCGCTCTTGCCGCGGGCAACGCGGTGGTGCTCAAACCCTCCGAGCTGGCCCCGGCCACCTCGGCGCTGCTGGCGAAGCTCGTGCCGCAATTCCTGGACCGTCGTGCCGTGGCGGTCATCGAGGGCGGGGCCAGCGCATCGAGCGTGCTGCTGGAGCAGAAGTTCGACCACATCTTCTACACCGGTGGCGAGCGTGTGGGACGGATCGTTGCCCTGGCCGCCGCCGCCCAGCTGACACCGGTCACGCTGGAACTGGGCGGCAAGTCCCCGGCCGTGGTGATGGATGGCAGCCACGTGGCAGTCGCCCGTCGCCTAGCCTATGGAAAGTTCATGAATGCCGGACAGACCTGCGTCGCCCCGGATTACGTGCTGGCCGTCGGCAAGGCCGCCGAACTACTCGAGGTCCAGCTGGCCAAGGCCATCGGCGGGTTCTATGGGAAGAATCCGCTGCGCAGTAAGGACTATGGCCGAATCGTGAATCTCGACCACTTCCAGAGGCTGCGCTCCTACCTGGACCAGGGTACCGTCGTGATCGGCGGCGGTTTCGACGAGGACGAGCTGAAGATCGAACCCACCGTCATGATCGATGTGGACCCGGATTCACCACTGATGCGCGAGGAAATCTTCGGCCCGATCCTACCCATCGTGAAGGTGGAGAGCTTCGACGCGGCAGTACGCTTCATCAATTCCCGCCCGCACCCGTTGGCGGCCTACCTGTTCAGTGAGAACCCGCGCCTGCAATCGGCCTTCGAGGACCAGGTCCGCGCCGGGGCGATAGTGCACAACGCACCGAACATGCACTTGGCGGTGCCCGGGCTGCCGTTCGGCGGGGTCGGGGCATCGGGCATGGGCGCGTACCATGGGCGCCACGGCTTCGAGCGTTTTTCGCAGCTGCGTCCGGTGTTCTCCAAGACGGCCGTGATCGACACGCTCAGGGCCGTGTATCCGCCCTACACCTGGGCCAAGAACAAGATCATCGGCAAGCTGCTTTAG
- a CDS encoding carbohydrate kinase family protein: protein MLTVIGESLVDVLSGGMSAPAAYVGGSPLNVAVGLARLDHPVTFVGRYGKDEYGAMIHEHLRANSVLEVLAPDDHPTSTARGVLDPAGAATYEFDLVWDLSGFPEAGSAVLDEARLVHTGSIATMVEPGAGTVLEAVMRSRPHATISFDPNIRPSFVSDHAEAVAKVEQFVQLSDVVRASDSDLEWLYPSRSVEDTAAAWLRMGPAMVVATYGSRGPWGITAAGPTQVAAPIVDVVDTVGAGDSFMAALLSALADRDLLGAEHRDKLRGLTLDQFTEVLDYAARAAAVTVSRAGANPPGRREISQQHSAAS, encoded by the coding sequence GTGCTGACAGTCATTGGTGAATCCCTGGTCGATGTCTTGTCCGGCGGCATGAGTGCGCCCGCCGCCTATGTGGGTGGAAGTCCCCTGAACGTCGCCGTGGGACTGGCCCGGTTGGACCACCCGGTGACCTTCGTGGGCCGCTACGGGAAGGACGAATACGGCGCGATGATCCACGAGCACCTGCGCGCGAACTCGGTGCTCGAGGTCCTGGCCCCTGATGACCATCCGACCAGCACCGCTCGCGGCGTGCTGGATCCGGCAGGAGCGGCAACCTACGAATTCGACCTCGTCTGGGACCTGAGCGGCTTCCCGGAAGCCGGCTCGGCCGTGCTGGATGAGGCGCGACTGGTGCATACCGGGTCGATCGCCACCATGGTCGAGCCGGGAGCCGGTACCGTACTGGAGGCCGTCATGCGGTCCCGTCCGCACGCCACCATCTCGTTCGACCCCAACATCCGTCCCAGCTTCGTTTCCGACCATGCCGAGGCGGTGGCCAAGGTGGAACAGTTCGTGCAGCTCAGCGACGTGGTGCGCGCGAGCGACAGCGACTTGGAATGGCTGTACCCGAGCCGTTCGGTGGAGGATACGGCAGCGGCCTGGCTGCGGATGGGCCCGGCCATGGTCGTGGCCACCTACGGCAGCCGCGGCCCGTGGGGGATCACCGCCGCGGGCCCGACGCAGGTGGCCGCCCCCATCGTCGATGTCGTCGATACCGTCGGTGCCGGCGACTCGTTCATGGCGGCCCTGCTCTCGGCCCTGGCCGACCGCGACCTGCTCGGTGCCGAGCACCGCGACAAGCTGCGTGGATTGACCCTGGACCAGTTCACCGAGGTGCTCGACTATGCTGCGCGCGCAGCCGCCGTGACGGTCTCCCGCGCCGGCGCCAATCCCCCGGGGCGCCGCGAGATCTCCCAGCAGCACTCCGCCGCATCCTAG
- a CDS encoding bifunctional hydroxymethylpyrimidine kinase/phosphomethylpyrimidine kinase, protein MNSIPNILSIAGSDPSGGAGIQADLKSIAACGGYGMSVITALTAQNTHGVRAVHVPPAAFLVEQLAAVAADVRIDAIKIGMLGSAPNIDAVAAFLREPRPGPRPAVVLDPVMIATSGDRLLSADADAALRRLLPLADVITPNIPELAVLCDAHPAVDWATAIDQARSVAAAHGVLVLAKGGHLEGGDCPDALVDADGVLLQLTGSRIATGNTHGTGCSLSSALATLHARSGDWAEALRSAKAWLTGSISAADELAVGTGHGPVNHFAWLWAGNRLPGRRQTTAAWWERISAIREAIDRLAFIRQLSSGELDRADFEDYLGQDALYLRTYAQALSRASELAPTVAEQRFWAASASECLEDELLLHRGRLGDEVPEPSGTTTAYLNHLLASGTGYAVLAAALLPCFWIYQDVGVRLAAANHPGHPYADWLSTYASEQFDASTARAIEIVDDLLAKADEELARGMWTAFEASGVHELRFFAQTRADALIPGEAVADSR, encoded by the coding sequence ATGAATTCCATCCCCAACATCCTGTCCATTGCCGGCTCCGACCCCTCCGGCGGTGCCGGCATCCAGGCCGACCTGAAATCCATTGCCGCGTGCGGCGGCTACGGGATGAGTGTGATCACCGCCCTGACGGCCCAGAACACCCACGGCGTGCGCGCTGTGCACGTGCCGCCCGCCGCCTTCCTGGTTGAGCAGTTGGCGGCCGTCGCCGCTGACGTGCGCATCGACGCGATCAAGATCGGGATGCTCGGCTCCGCCCCGAACATCGATGCTGTGGCCGCGTTCCTGCGCGAACCACGTCCTGGCCCACGGCCCGCCGTAGTGCTCGATCCGGTCATGATAGCCACCAGCGGGGACCGGCTGCTTTCCGCCGACGCCGACGCGGCACTGCGCCGGCTGCTGCCACTGGCCGACGTGATCACCCCGAACATCCCCGAGCTCGCCGTGCTCTGTGATGCCCACCCCGCGGTGGACTGGGCCACGGCCATCGACCAGGCCCGTTCAGTGGCAGCTGCCCACGGGGTGCTGGTGCTGGCCAAGGGCGGACACCTCGAAGGCGGGGATTGCCCCGATGCGCTCGTGGATGCAGACGGCGTGCTCCTCCAGCTGACCGGATCACGGATCGCCACCGGCAATACCCACGGGACGGGGTGTTCGCTGTCCTCCGCCCTGGCCACGCTCCACGCCCGCAGCGGGGACTGGGCGGAGGCTCTGCGCTCCGCGAAGGCCTGGCTGACCGGGTCGATTTCGGCCGCCGACGAGCTGGCCGTCGGCACCGGCCACGGCCCGGTCAACCATTTCGCCTGGCTCTGGGCCGGGAACCGGCTCCCCGGCCGTCGCCAGACCACGGCAGCCTGGTGGGAACGGATCTCAGCGATTAGGGAGGCGATAGACCGGTTGGCCTTTATCCGGCAGTTGAGCTCCGGCGAGCTGGACCGGGCCGACTTCGAGGACTATCTGGGACAGGACGCGCTCTATCTGCGCACCTACGCACAGGCCCTGTCGCGGGCCAGCGAACTGGCTCCGACGGTGGCCGAGCAGCGCTTCTGGGCGGCCTCAGCCAGCGAATGCCTGGAGGATGAACTGCTGCTGCACCGCGGCAGGCTCGGGGATGAGGTGCCGGAACCCAGCGGGACCACCACCGCCTACCTGAACCATCTGCTCGCCAGCGGCACCGGGTACGCGGTGCTGGCTGCCGCGCTGCTGCCGTGTTTCTGGATCTACCAGGATGTGGGGGTCCGGCTGGCGGCCGCCAACCACCCCGGACATCCCTACGCGGACTGGCTGTCCACCTATGCCTCGGAACAGTTCGATGCATCCACCGCGCGGGCCATCGAAATCGTCGATGACCTGTTGGCCAAGGCCGACGAGGAACTTGCGCGCGGGATGTGGACGGCCTTCGAGGCCTCGGGCGTGCACGAGCTGCGCTTCTTCGCCCAGACGCGTGCCGATGCCCTGATTCCCGGGGAAGCGGTGGCCGACTCGCGCTGA
- the thiM gene encoding hydroxyethylthiazole kinase, which translates to MVSIAPSPHVHPVHLANALESVRSKTPLIQCLTNTVVANFTANILLSIGAAPAMVDLPGEATEFAAIASGVLVNLGTPYAEQREGMVLAATAAGVHATPWVLDPVAVGALPVRTELARRLLDLCPAVIRGNASEIIALSGNGGGGRGVDATHGVESARDAALELARRTGAVVAVSGPIDLITDGTRSVLVHGGNELLTRVTGGGCSLGAVCAAFAAESPDLLAATVAAHAYYSLASERAAALGAGPGSFAMHFIDELAAITPAELAEKAVIA; encoded by the coding sequence ATGGTTTCCATTGCGCCTTCACCACATGTCCACCCTGTCCACCTGGCGAACGCCCTCGAATCGGTGCGTTCCAAGACCCCCTTGATCCAATGCCTGACCAATACCGTCGTCGCCAACTTCACCGCCAATATCCTGCTGTCCATCGGGGCGGCCCCGGCCATGGTCGACCTGCCCGGCGAGGCAACCGAATTCGCCGCCATCGCCTCGGGGGTACTGGTCAATCTGGGCACCCCCTATGCCGAACAGCGCGAGGGCATGGTGTTGGCCGCTACGGCGGCCGGCGTCCACGCAACGCCCTGGGTCCTGGATCCGGTGGCCGTCGGTGCGCTTCCGGTCCGCACCGAACTGGCCCGCCGTTTGCTTGACCTCTGCCCCGCGGTGATCCGCGGCAACGCCTCGGAAATCATCGCGCTCTCCGGCAATGGCGGCGGAGGCCGCGGCGTGGATGCCACCCACGGTGTTGAATCGGCCCGCGACGCCGCGCTGGAGCTGGCCCGGCGCACCGGGGCCGTCGTCGCCGTTTCAGGACCGATAGACCTCATCACCGACGGAACGCGGTCCGTGCTGGTGCACGGCGGAAACGAACTGCTCACCCGGGTCACCGGCGGCGGCTGTTCGCTCGGCGCAGTGTGCGCCGCTTTCGCCGCTGAGTCCCCCGACCTGCTCGCGGCAACCGTGGCAGCCCACGCCTACTACTCACTGGCCTCCGAACGCGCGGCCGCCCTCGGTGCCGGACCCGGCTCGTTCGCCATGCATTTCATCGACGAACTGGCGGCCATTACCCCGGCGGAGCTGGCGGAAAAGGCGGTCATCGCATGA
- a CDS encoding glycine betaine ABC transporter substrate-binding protein — MMKRFTSLIALAAASALALTACGGGATNNDMAASSGPGNGDKEKVTIGVFAGWDEGLAASHLWERILDSKGYDVTLTTADVAPVFSGMASGDLDMAMDVWLPETHASYMETFGDKITELGTWYDDAKLTVAVNESSGVTSLDELAAKAGEFDNRIVGIEPGAGLTKAVTDRVIPQYGLQKMDFVTSSTAAMLTELKKATDSGDNIAVTLWRPHWAYAAFPIVDLEDPKGTLGTAEKIHTYGKKDFKTDFPMLTEWMASFKMDDEHLFSLENAMFNSGETKNYAPIVDKWITENQAFVDALTAKK; from the coding sequence ATGATGAAGAGATTCACCTCCTTGATCGCCCTGGCCGCCGCATCGGCCTTGGCACTGACCGCCTGTGGTGGCGGAGCCACCAATAACGACATGGCCGCATCCTCGGGCCCGGGCAACGGCGACAAGGAAAAAGTCACTATCGGCGTCTTCGCGGGCTGGGACGAGGGGCTTGCCGCCTCGCACCTGTGGGAACGCATCTTGGACTCCAAGGGCTACGATGTGACGTTAACCACCGCTGATGTCGCCCCGGTCTTCTCCGGCATGGCCTCCGGCGACTTGGACATGGCCATGGACGTGTGGTTACCGGAAACCCACGCCAGCTACATGGAGACGTTCGGCGACAAGATCACCGAACTCGGCACCTGGTACGACGACGCGAAACTGACCGTCGCCGTGAACGAATCCTCAGGCGTGACCTCGCTCGATGAGCTGGCGGCCAAGGCCGGGGAGTTCGACAACCGGATCGTGGGCATCGAGCCCGGTGCCGGCCTGACCAAGGCGGTGACCGACCGGGTAATCCCCCAGTACGGCTTGCAAAAGATGGACTTCGTGACATCCTCGACCGCCGCCATGCTGACGGAACTCAAGAAGGCCACCGATTCCGGGGACAACATCGCGGTCACGCTGTGGCGCCCGCACTGGGCCTATGCCGCATTCCCGATCGTCGACCTCGAGGACCCCAAGGGAACGCTTGGCACCGCCGAGAAGATCCACACCTACGGCAAGAAGGACTTCAAGACGGATTTCCCGATGCTGACCGAATGGATGGCCTCCTTCAAGATGGACGACGAACACTTGTTCTCACTTGAAAATGCCATGTTCAACAGCGGTGAAACCAAGAACTACGCACCAATCGTCGACAAATGGATCACCGAAAACCAGGCCTTCGTCGATGCGTTGACAGCAAAGAAGTAG
- a CDS encoding alpha/beta hydrolase family protein produces MSDAPASLHAYGSHPSQYAELYLPERRSRPGVAVIIHGGFWRQAYGAEYGRPLAADLARRGWVAWNLEYRRTAGGAGGWPETFTDVAAGIDLLHPVLREAGLDSGPVVAIGHSAGAHLGLWAAGRHLLPSGVPGALRRPCLDGVVAQSGALDLALADELNLSNGAVRELLGLDPGRDDGRWKWADPMQRLPLGVPVVAIHGDNDGDVPLSVSESYARAAAAAGDRIELLRISGDHYGVITVGNAAWELCVRALAGLAAAGGVATDTPGTGGGAAADGILEHCPKNRGEDGSC; encoded by the coding sequence ATGAGCGACGCGCCGGCCTCCCTCCACGCCTACGGTTCGCACCCGAGCCAGTACGCCGAGCTGTACCTGCCCGAACGGCGTAGCCGGCCCGGCGTAGCCGTGATCATCCACGGCGGCTTCTGGCGGCAGGCCTACGGCGCCGAATACGGACGCCCGCTGGCAGCCGACCTGGCCCGGCGCGGCTGGGTCGCCTGGAACCTGGAATACCGGCGCACCGCCGGCGGCGCCGGCGGGTGGCCCGAAACCTTCACCGACGTGGCTGCAGGCATCGACCTGCTGCACCCGGTGCTTCGCGAAGCGGGGCTGGATTCGGGCCCGGTGGTCGCCATCGGACACTCTGCCGGGGCACACCTTGGACTGTGGGCGGCCGGACGGCACCTGCTGCCCTCCGGGGTGCCCGGGGCGCTTCGACGGCCCTGCCTGGACGGGGTGGTGGCCCAGTCCGGCGCCCTCGACCTGGCGCTGGCCGATGAACTGAACCTGAGCAACGGCGCCGTCCGTGAACTGCTGGGCCTTGATCCGGGGCGCGATGACGGACGCTGGAAGTGGGCCGATCCCATGCAACGGCTTCCGCTCGGGGTTCCCGTGGTGGCCATCCACGGGGACAACGACGGCGACGTGCCGCTGAGCGTGTCGGAATCCTACGCGCGGGCCGCGGCGGCCGCGGGAGATCGGATCGAACTGCTGCGGATCTCCGGTGACCACTATGGCGTGATCACCGTGGGAAACGCCGCTTGGGAGCTTTGCGTTCGGGCGCTGGCCGGGCTGGCGGCAGCCGGTGGTGTCGCAACGGACACTCCGGGCACCGGCGGAGGCGCGGCTGCGGACGGTATATTGGAGCATTGCCCTAAAAACAGAGGTGAGGACGGCTCGTGCTGA